One genomic segment of Candidatus Rhabdochlamydia sp. T3358 includes these proteins:
- the pyk gene encoding pyruvate kinase, with protein MLRKTKIICTIGPSVRSYEKILQLIDAGMNVARLNFSHGTSKEHQETIEMLKKARKEKAVPLAIMLDTKGPEIRLGVIKNHCLEVFSKQKILITKEEVLGDANGISIQPSFVLDSLQIGAQVLFDDGYILTKVIEISKKGVLVEIENNGIIRSYKGVNVPGIHIDLPSMTKQDVKDILFGCKLDIDLIAASFIRSAEHVLEIKRLLMSQKKPEILVIAKIENSLGIQNFDAILEVADGIMVARGDLGVELPLNQVPRLQKMMIRKCRQAGKPVITATQMLESMIASPLPTRAEVSDVANAIYDSTSAVMLSGETAAGKYPIQVVQMMKEIAEETEKDFNYRQLFANDSAMGFKDIAITNSVALASVKTAYSSHAKGIFVFTNSGFSARALSRLRPEIPIIALTPHSKVYHQLALEWGVTPALSSEQKNIQEAFIQISNFALSQGIVQLGDLVVVVAGDPFGISRTTNTMIVETIGGSS; from the coding sequence ATGTTAAGAAAGACAAAAATTATTTGCACGATTGGCCCCTCTGTTAGAAGCTATGAAAAAATTTTACAGCTTATCGATGCAGGGATGAACGTAGCTCGCTTAAATTTTAGCCATGGAACCTCTAAAGAGCATCAAGAAACCATTGAAATGCTAAAAAAGGCTCGTAAGGAGAAAGCAGTTCCTCTTGCCATTATGCTGGATACTAAAGGGCCTGAAATCCGTTTAGGGGTAATTAAAAATCATTGTTTAGAAGTCTTTTCTAAACAAAAAATTTTAATTACCAAAGAAGAAGTACTAGGAGATGCTAATGGCATATCTATCCAGCCTTCTTTTGTGCTCGATTCTCTTCAAATAGGGGCTCAAGTTTTATTTGATGATGGCTATATACTAACCAAAGTTATAGAAATCTCCAAGAAAGGGGTTTTAGTTGAAATAGAGAATAATGGGATCATTCGCTCTTATAAGGGTGTAAATGTCCCGGGAATTCATATCGATCTGCCTTCTATGACAAAGCAAGATGTCAAAGATATTCTATTTGGCTGCAAATTAGATATTGATCTGATTGCGGCTTCTTTTATTCGTTCTGCTGAACATGTTTTAGAAATCAAGCGTTTATTAATGAGTCAGAAAAAACCTGAGATTCTTGTCATTGCTAAAATAGAAAATAGTTTAGGTATACAAAATTTTGATGCCATTTTAGAAGTAGCAGATGGGATCATGGTGGCAAGAGGAGATTTAGGAGTAGAGCTGCCTTTAAATCAAGTACCTCGATTACAGAAAATGATGATTCGCAAGTGTCGCCAAGCAGGGAAGCCCGTTATTACTGCAACTCAAATGTTAGAATCAATGATTGCAAGCCCACTGCCAACACGTGCTGAAGTATCAGATGTAGCTAATGCAATCTATGATAGTACATCTGCTGTGATGTTATCGGGTGAGACCGCTGCTGGAAAATATCCTATTCAAGTAGTACAGATGATGAAAGAGATCGCAGAAGAGACTGAAAAAGATTTTAATTATCGGCAATTATTTGCTAATGATTCAGCAATGGGTTTTAAGGATATAGCCATAACAAACTCTGTTGCTCTAGCCTCAGTTAAGACAGCTTATAGTTCTCATGCAAAGGGGATTTTTGTTTTTACCAACAGTGGATTTTCTGCACGCGCCTTGTCTCGCCTTCGCCCAGAAATTCCCATTATTGCTTTGACCCCCCATAGTAAAGTATATCATCAATTAGCTCTTGAATGGGGCGTTACCCCTGCTCTATCTTCTGAACAAAAAAATATCCAAGAGGCTTTTATCCAAATAAGCAACTTTGCTTTGAGCCAAGGAATTGTACAGTTAGGAGATTTGGTGGTAGTAGTAGCAGGAGATCCTTTTGGGATTAGTAGAACGACTAATACCATGATTGTAGAGACTATCGGTGGCTCATCATAG
- a CDS encoding 16S rRNA (uracil(1498)-N(3))-methyltransferase, with protein sequence MPHNRFFLESSFQKADILSVTGKELHHLNVGRIRLKEEIKLVNGKRQLATGCVVQIEKTRVQIEILSVIIEDIKPSIIIAQGIAKMNHLEWIIEKATELNATEFWLFPAVLSEKKGISDQQLHRLQALSIAALKQCGRLDLPSIEIKPPLNQWQQTKALMLFGDPSMQNPYLWEIPKNKFLSPIIFCIGPEKGLSDREKSYLISHLYAKPVRLHPNILRTETASLVALSLIQSKIEI encoded by the coding sequence GTGCCCCATAACCGATTCTTTTTGGAATCTTCTTTTCAAAAAGCAGACATCTTATCTGTTACTGGCAAAGAATTACATCATCTTAATGTGGGTCGTATTCGCTTAAAAGAGGAAATTAAACTGGTAAACGGAAAAAGACAACTGGCTACTGGATGTGTTGTACAAATAGAAAAAACGCGCGTGCAAATAGAGATATTATCAGTAATAATAGAAGACATTAAGCCAAGCATTATTATAGCCCAAGGAATTGCTAAGATGAACCATCTAGAATGGATCATTGAAAAAGCAACAGAGCTGAATGCAACAGAATTTTGGCTTTTTCCTGCGGTGCTTAGTGAGAAAAAAGGGATTTCTGACCAACAATTACATCGTTTACAAGCTCTTTCTATTGCAGCTCTTAAACAATGTGGTAGACTCGATCTTCCTAGTATAGAAATAAAACCTCCCCTTAACCAGTGGCAGCAGACAAAAGCCCTTATGTTATTTGGTGACCCTTCTATGCAAAATCCTTATCTGTGGGAAATTCCTAAAAATAAGTTCCTCTCTCCTATTATTTTCTGTATTGGGCCAGAAAAAGGGTTATCTGATCGGGAAAAATCTTATTTAATCTCACATTTATACGCTAAACCCGTACGTCTTCATCCAAATATTCTAAGAACAGAAACAGCTAGCTTAGTAGCACTTAGTTTAATACAATCTAAAATAGAAATATAA
- a CDS encoding diadenylate cyclase — protein sequence MSAIFHSFTSLFEILVITVVINYLLMFFWNTRSMDVVLGLLAILFAFAFASWLNFPILHRIIGLLSNTALLGLLIIFQPEMRVALSKLSPKGRRYKEVTEFDKFLDHLGTSVYRLAEKRLGALILLENEDSLDDFASKAIQLNATFSSELLESIFDTTTPLHDGAVIIRNTTILAASVILPLAEDSLQLTRSMGTRHRAALGASQLTDAVIIIISEEAGRVSIARDGVMTPGVKIDRFKGIIRSIFTPPAPMNTNFKSKLNFRSWFQK from the coding sequence ATGAGTGCGATTTTTCACAGTTTTACTTCCCTCTTTGAAATTCTAGTAATCACTGTGGTGATTAACTATTTACTTATGTTTTTCTGGAACACACGTTCCATGGATGTGGTATTAGGATTATTAGCTATTTTATTCGCTTTTGCCTTTGCTTCTTGGTTAAATTTCCCAATACTACATAGAATTATAGGATTGTTAAGCAACACAGCATTATTGGGGTTATTAATCATCTTTCAGCCGGAAATGCGTGTAGCGTTATCTAAACTTAGCCCCAAGGGACGTCGTTACAAAGAGGTAACAGAATTTGATAAATTCTTAGACCATTTAGGAACTTCTGTGTATCGTCTTGCAGAAAAAAGACTCGGAGCTCTTATTCTATTAGAAAACGAAGACTCTCTAGATGATTTTGCTAGTAAAGCCATACAACTCAATGCAACCTTTTCTTCCGAGCTACTAGAATCTATTTTCGATACGACAACCCCTCTGCACGATGGTGCGGTTATTATTCGCAATACAACTATTCTTGCAGCTTCCGTAATTCTGCCTCTTGCTGAAGATAGCCTGCAACTCACCAGGTCCATGGGCACACGACATAGAGCAGCTTTAGGAGCGAGTCAATTGACAGATGCTGTGATTATCATTATATCCGAAGAAGCTGGCAGAGTTTCTATTGCTCGTGATGGAGTAATGACACCTGGTGTAAAAATTGATAGGTTTAAAGGGATTATCCGCAGCATTTTCACACCTCCTGCTCCTATGAATACAAATTTTAAATCTAAACTAAACTTTAGAAGTTGGTTCCAGAAATGA
- a CDS encoding cytochrome ubiquinol oxidase subunit I, whose amino-acid sequence MDVVMLSRIQFGLTSAFHYIYPPLSIGIGLMLVIFEGFYLKTRNILYQQIAKFWTKIFALTFALGVATGLVQLFGFGTNWANYSRFVGDVFGSALGAEGIFAFFLEAGFLGVMLFGWERCTPKFHYFATICVACGAHFSAIWIVVANSWMQTPAGHIISGEGRQARAIIHNFWEMVFNPSSVDRLIHVILGCWLAGIFCILSVSSYYYLKKRHTLFTKATLRISLIAAAIVLILQLISADSTARGVAKNQPSKLAAMEGIYVTEPRTPIALLGWTDDVAKKVRGIKIPGLLSFLVFHDFNTPVTGFDQIPEDERPPIQVVFQSYHMMIAMWSLMALLTILACIQYRRKKLMHSKWILRGLVASVIFPQIANFSGWMTAEVGRQPWVVYGILKTVDGISTNIHKSQVFFSIMMFLVIYALLFTLFIYLLNHKIQHGPEEDVLPIQQDLVYRNPFEKEV is encoded by the coding sequence ATGGATGTTGTTATGTTGTCTCGAATTCAATTCGGGCTAACAAGTGCATTTCACTATATTTACCCTCCTTTAAGTATTGGTATAGGGTTAATGCTTGTGATTTTTGAAGGTTTTTATTTAAAAACAAGAAATATTCTTTATCAACAAATTGCAAAGTTTTGGACAAAAATTTTTGCTTTAACATTTGCTCTTGGTGTAGCAACAGGACTTGTGCAGTTGTTTGGGTTTGGTACAAATTGGGCTAATTATTCACGTTTTGTAGGAGATGTATTTGGAAGTGCTTTGGGAGCAGAAGGGATTTTTGCTTTCTTTTTAGAGGCGGGCTTTTTAGGAGTTATGCTATTTGGCTGGGAAAGATGCACTCCTAAATTTCACTATTTTGCCACCATTTGCGTAGCCTGTGGTGCGCATTTTAGCGCTATTTGGATTGTTGTAGCCAACTCTTGGATGCAAACGCCCGCTGGGCATATCATCTCAGGTGAAGGTAGACAAGCGCGCGCTATCATTCATAATTTTTGGGAAATGGTCTTTAATCCTTCAAGCGTAGATCGCTTAATTCATGTCATTTTAGGTTGTTGGTTAGCAGGGATCTTTTGCATTTTGAGTGTGAGTAGTTATTATTATTTAAAGAAACGACATACTTTATTTACAAAAGCCACTTTGCGTATATCTTTAATCGCAGCAGCCATTGTTCTCATCCTGCAACTCATTTCAGCAGATAGCACAGCAAGAGGAGTTGCAAAGAACCAGCCTTCAAAACTAGCAGCTATGGAAGGGATCTATGTAACAGAGCCTAGGACCCCAATTGCTCTACTAGGTTGGACCGATGATGTGGCAAAGAAGGTAAGAGGAATTAAAATACCAGGCCTTTTGAGCTTTTTGGTCTTTCATGATTTTAATACACCAGTTACTGGGTTTGATCAAATACCAGAAGACGAAAGACCTCCTATTCAAGTGGTTTTTCAATCTTACCATATGATGATTGCGATGTGGTCTCTAATGGCTTTGCTCACCATTTTAGCCTGTATTCAATACAGACGTAAAAAACTCATGCATTCTAAATGGATTTTACGTGGCTTAGTGGCTTCTGTTATATTTCCTCAGATTGCCAATTTTAGTGGCTGGATGACAGCAGAAGTTGGAAGACAGCCATGGGTTGTCTATGGAATTCTTAAAACAGTGGATGGTATTTCAACCAATATTCATAAAAGTCAGGTCTTTTTTTCGATTATGATGTTTTTAGTGATTTATGCCTTGTTGTTTACTCTATTTATTTATCTGCTTAATCACAAGATACAACACGGCCCAGAAGAAGATGTTTTACCAATACAGCAGGATCTAGTATACCGTAATCCTTTTGAGAAAGAGGTTTAA
- the cydB gene encoding cytochrome d ubiquinol oxidase subunit II: MEFTLSFTWYLVIGIAIIFYVALDGFDLGTGMLHLFTKTDQDRRIFLNAIGPVWDGNEVWLVIVAGGLLAGFPPVYATLLSGFYNLIMIFLCGLIFRAVAIEFRSKQASLLWRKVWDITFSVASFIIGFILGLGLGNLIQGVPLDQEGNFVGNFGLFFRPYPVLIGLFTTTLFIMHGSIYLTMKTEGVLHERLRIWVKRCILLFVITYFITTLSTWMFMPHMVERIKEYRWLSLVPIAALLAILNVPRLFALKKDFQAFLFSCLGIMLMLVVFGIGTFPNLVRSLIEPDLLSLNFLNASGSELNLTVLLIIVAIGLPFVFCYSAMIYRVFRGKVKIESSSY, translated from the coding sequence ATGGAGTTCACCCTTAGCTTTACCTGGTATCTTGTAATAGGTATTGCCATCATTTTTTATGTTGCTTTAGACGGTTTTGATTTAGGAACTGGAATGCTGCATTTATTTACAAAAACAGATCAAGATAGACGTATTTTTTTAAATGCTATAGGCCCTGTTTGGGATGGGAATGAGGTGTGGCTTGTCATTGTAGCCGGTGGTTTGCTTGCCGGATTTCCTCCCGTGTATGCTACCTTGTTATCAGGCTTTTATAATCTCATTATGATTTTTCTTTGTGGGCTTATTTTCCGCGCAGTAGCTATTGAGTTTCGTAGCAAGCAAGCTTCTTTATTGTGGCGCAAAGTTTGGGATATTACCTTTTCAGTTGCCAGTTTTATCATTGGGTTTATTTTAGGTCTTGGATTGGGTAATTTAATCCAGGGCGTTCCTCTGGATCAAGAAGGCAACTTTGTAGGAAACTTTGGTTTATTTTTCCGTCCTTACCCTGTTTTGATTGGATTATTTACTACAACGCTATTTATTATGCACGGCTCTATCTATTTAACTATGAAAACAGAAGGGGTGTTGCATGAGCGATTACGCATTTGGGTTAAACGCTGCATCCTCTTATTTGTCATTACCTATTTTATCACAACGCTTTCTACCTGGATGTTTATGCCTCACATGGTAGAACGTATTAAAGAGTATAGATGGCTTTCTCTTGTTCCAATAGCTGCCTTATTAGCTATTCTCAATGTACCCAGGTTATTTGCCCTAAAAAAAGACTTCCAAGCCTTTCTTTTTTCCTGTTTAGGGATTATGCTTATGCTTGTTGTTTTTGGAATAGGCACATTTCCCAACCTTGTACGCTCTTTAATAGAGCCAGATCTTTTAAGTCTTAATTTCTTAAACGCTTCTGGTTCAGAGTTAAATCTTACCGTATTGTTGATTATTGTAGCTATTGGGCTTCCCTTTGTCTTTTGTTATAGCGCTATGATTTATCGCGTTTTTAGAGGAAAGGTTAAGATTGAGTCTTCAAGTTATTAA
- a CDS encoding glycosyltransferase family 4 protein, with translation MKHRITLLKSSLTQTGGLEKYTWQIAQSFCQKKFPVTLLTTGTSHPPFESDYLNIVSFPIDYRLSVLNLLQFNRCCAQYIKKHPTPIIFGLDRNQFQTHIRAGNGVHAAYLNYRAQEEGIYKKLSFFFNPLHQMTLQLEKKAFEHPELQILFTNSHLVKQEVLSYYDIAPEKIQVVHNGVEWTVLEPHFQSWHQKKQAILQDLKLPSSCYHFLFIGNNYRRKGLSKLLQALSLISNQNFHLSVIGKEYHLIDFQQQVSALNLESKVTFFGPRNDTYQFYQYADSLVIPSFYDPFANVTVEALAMGLFVVSSARNGGSEILSPSTGTVIESLEDISSFAQALHIALSHPKTEKSAIAIRESVKSFDFSHQLDRMVESILINN, from the coding sequence ATGAAACACCGAATTACCCTTTTAAAAAGCAGCCTTACACAAACAGGTGGACTAGAAAAATACACTTGGCAGATAGCTCAAAGCTTTTGCCAAAAAAAGTTTCCTGTAACTCTATTAACAACAGGAACTTCTCATCCTCCCTTTGAATCAGATTATCTTAATATTGTTTCTTTTCCTATTGACTATCGATTAAGTGTTTTAAATCTACTGCAATTTAATCGTTGCTGCGCGCAATACATAAAAAAGCATCCTACACCGATTATTTTTGGATTAGATCGCAATCAATTCCAAACGCATATTCGTGCAGGAAATGGAGTGCATGCAGCCTATTTAAACTACCGAGCACAAGAAGAGGGCATATACAAAAAACTTAGCTTCTTTTTTAATCCTCTACATCAAATGACTTTGCAGTTGGAAAAAAAAGCCTTTGAGCACCCCGAATTACAGATTTTATTTACTAATTCACACCTTGTAAAACAAGAAGTGCTTTCCTACTATGATATTGCTCCAGAAAAAATACAAGTTGTGCATAACGGAGTAGAATGGACTGTCCTAGAGCCTCATTTTCAAAGTTGGCATCAAAAAAAACAAGCTATCCTTCAAGACTTAAAACTTCCTTCTTCTTGCTACCACTTCTTATTTATTGGAAATAATTATCGCCGTAAAGGCTTATCTAAGTTACTACAAGCTCTTTCTTTGATAAGCAATCAGAACTTTCATTTAAGCGTGATTGGAAAAGAATATCATTTAATAGACTTTCAGCAACAAGTATCGGCATTAAATCTAGAATCTAAAGTTACCTTCTTTGGACCTAGAAATGACACTTATCAATTCTATCAATATGCTGATTCTTTAGTTATCCCCTCTTTTTATGATCCTTTTGCCAATGTTACAGTGGAAGCTCTTGCCATGGGTTTGTTTGTGGTATCCTCAGCGCGTAATGGCGGCTCAGAAATTCTATCTCCCTCTACTGGAACGGTAATTGAGTCTTTAGAAGATATATCCTCATTTGCCCAAGCTCTACACATAGCTCTTTCTCATCCCAAAACAGAAAAAAGCGCAATCGCTATTCGCGAATCTGTAAAAAGCTTTGATTTTTCTCATCAACTAGATCGCATGGTTGAATCAATCTTAATAAATAATTAA
- a CDS encoding protein kinase: MSCYIDTINIEKTTASETYNKSPGKMELSAGSKKNRLKFELLSNDIPNQTANVYVEVIGDDFLGRSKSFILSTMPFKFLKTTHKGKIIYININSLSNRLGIKVEKICSDEAFNAALKKQFEIVRETEKKIDAFFQEIKTRYTEDGNDLKTVNGEPIISKTDFRKLLGLTAFSKFTSKQKQEASYSLKDGNILFLKKQEDQEWPLLTLFTKDVLGEGACGKVLTVQELSMGRLSVAKVAYDSELHEDIKNESIILNKIFTDSNPVGIQQKPYSLFNFKDINYRGYIAPKYDCSLSSVIRRLKPDEKIESVRQLLKGLQELENQQIIHGDIKEANCLFRRKSNGSIECVIADFGGAVDLSKKAKWPDTGTPFYESDEDHIAYRSLRRKLRSEKITDARNEINTCLKNLLLRKDIYAMGIVLGNLLGSYIKKESSKELSSLIDQMLETSWEKRISATEALVEFEKIFPCLNSTEAV; encoded by the coding sequence ATGTCTTGTTATATAGATACTATTAATATTGAAAAAACAACAGCTTCAGAAACATACAATAAATCACCTGGAAAGATGGAATTATCTGCTGGTTCAAAAAAGAACCGTTTGAAATTTGAATTACTATCAAATGATATCCCTAATCAAACAGCAAATGTATATGTCGAAGTTATTGGCGATGATTTTCTTGGGCGCAGTAAGTCTTTTATCTTATCTACAATGCCCTTTAAATTCCTCAAAACTACACATAAAGGAAAAATAATCTATATTAATATTAATAGCCTTTCAAACAGACTAGGCATTAAGGTTGAAAAAATCTGTTCAGATGAAGCTTTTAATGCAGCGCTTAAAAAGCAGTTTGAAATAGTTCGCGAAACTGAAAAGAAAATAGACGCGTTTTTTCAAGAAATAAAAACAAGATATACAGAGGATGGTAATGATTTAAAAACCGTTAATGGTGAACCCATAATATCAAAAACTGATTTTCGTAAGCTGCTTGGGTTAACAGCATTTTCTAAATTTACTTCCAAACAAAAACAAGAAGCTAGTTACTCACTAAAAGATGGAAACATACTTTTTTTAAAAAAGCAAGAAGATCAAGAATGGCCTTTATTAACACTATTTACAAAGGATGTTCTAGGAGAAGGGGCCTGTGGGAAAGTATTAACTGTCCAAGAATTATCTATGGGTAGACTATCTGTAGCAAAAGTAGCTTATGATTCTGAGCTTCATGAAGATATCAAAAACGAGAGCATCATTTTAAATAAGATTTTTACTGATAGCAATCCAGTTGGGATTCAACAAAAACCTTATTCTTTATTTAATTTTAAAGACATAAATTATCGTGGATACATAGCACCAAAATATGATTGCTCTCTCTCTAGTGTAATACGAAGATTAAAGCCAGATGAAAAAATAGAGTCTGTTAGACAGCTTCTTAAAGGGCTACAAGAATTGGAAAATCAGCAAATTATCCATGGAGATATTAAAGAGGCAAATTGTCTATTTCGGAGAAAGAGCAATGGTTCTATAGAATGCGTTATTGCAGATTTTGGAGGGGCCGTTGATCTATCAAAAAAAGCTAAATGGCCAGACACCGGTACCCCTTTTTATGAGTCAGACGAAGATCATATAGCATATCGTTCTTTGCGTAGAAAATTACGCTCTGAAAAAATAACTGATGCAAGAAATGAAATTAATACATGCCTAAAAAACCTCCTTCTACGTAAAGATATTTACGCTATGGGTATTGTGCTAGGAAACCTATTAGGCTCTTATATCAAGAAAGAAAGCTCTAAAGAGCTAAGCTCCCTTATAGACCAAATGCTGGAAACCTCTTGGGAAAAACGTATTAGCGCCACAGAAGCTTTGGTAGAGTTTGAAAAAATCTTTCCCTGCCTAAATTCAACTGAAGCTGTTTAA